A section of the Candidatus Omnitrophota bacterium genome encodes:
- a CDS encoding SDR family oxidoreductase, translated as MIDPQLRNKIVLITGANHGIGAAAAKAFAAQEAKIFITYFREKCPYSEAELKQTRETGIVGEKYFRSQQQQSADGILSEIASMGGIAAAHEADLGDSENIPILFDHCENKLGPVDILVNNHTYDVLDTFDPARASADNKWFGEYKVQLTNAANIDITFAVNARAYALMMAEYLKRYLARKAQTGRIINISTDAAHCHEANISYAASKHAIESYSRSAAVEIGPYGITVNIVAPGPIQTGYMTAEMVETISKNGPLRRVGEPEDVADAIVFLASEQARWITGQLIYVGGGWRMHQ; from the coding sequence ATGATCGATCCCCAATTGCGAAATAAAATCGTTTTGATTACAGGAGCCAACCACGGCATCGGCGCGGCGGCGGCGAAAGCTTTTGCCGCCCAAGAAGCGAAAATATTCATCACGTATTTCCGCGAGAAATGCCCTTATTCGGAAGCGGAATTGAAGCAAACGCGAGAAACGGGAATCGTAGGCGAAAAATATTTCCGTTCGCAGCAACAACAATCCGCCGATGGGATTCTAAGTGAAATCGCATCAATGGGAGGAATCGCCGCCGCGCATGAAGCCGATCTCGGCGATTCCGAAAACATTCCCATACTGTTCGATCATTGCGAAAACAAATTAGGACCAGTGGATATTCTAGTAAACAATCACACTTACGATGTTCTCGACACCTTCGATCCCGCGCGAGCCAGCGCGGACAATAAATGGTTTGGAGAATATAAGGTTCAGTTAACCAACGCCGCTAATATCGACATCACTTTCGCCGTCAACGCCCGCGCCTATGCGCTGATGATGGCGGAGTATTTGAAACGCTATCTGGCGAGAAAAGCCCAAACGGGCAGGATCATTAATATCAGCACCGACGCCGCGCATTGTCACGAGGCTAATATCAGTTACGCCGCCAGCAAGCACGCTATCGAATCGTACAGCCGCTCCGCCGCCGTGGAGATAGGGCCGTATGGAATCACTGTAAACATCGTTGCGCCAGGGCCGATCCAAACGGGATACATGACCGCAGAGATGGTAGAAACCATTTCCAAAAATGGGCCGTTGCGGCGAGTCGGCGAGCCGGAAGACGTTGCCGACGCCATCGTTTTCTTGGCCTCCGAGCAAGCCCGTTGGATCACCGGTCAACTTATCTATGTCGGAGGCGGCTGGCGTATGCACCAATGA